A section of the Candidatus Zixiibacteriota bacterium genome encodes:
- a CDS encoding HAMP domain-containing sensor histidine kinase — protein sequence MKRFSASSTRNALIIFMILAGIFFAQMLWWIIFQVRNAESTRKYLTSTLEDERHWAIELLNQHYLSIYQEAEGVIENSGEMTAVPPKFSDPAVSGIIEEGAAEAINFNDSLYLTLESDGREHYLFLNKDYPRSLLTRNQKLEYAPPPPGRLSRPDWLTEEYIKINPAAYASIDRDRQRHIRMFVMEGSFFILLMLVGAYMIYIALRRTRQVREEQLLFVHSITHELKIPITAISLFLDTMKRRNYDHDLMADLAPKMKEDLGRLNRLIDNILQVRKLSDNQLELRLETIDLSSELTRFAGHIRERIESTGGKLNLNIAENVRIRGNLAELIKVWDSLIDNSFKYGPSGNLQLTINLKTHREQVEIQFIDNGHGIPEGMGDKLFEPFFRGNIESRKSVPGSGLGLYLAREFVRRSKGVISIKNAPSGGCLVNIRFRGAK from the coding sequence ATGAAACGTTTTTCCGCATCATCCACCCGGAACGCCCTTATCATATTTATGATACTGGCCGGGATCTTTTTCGCCCAGATGCTCTGGTGGATAATTTTTCAGGTCCGGAACGCTGAAAGCACCAGAAAATATCTGACGAGCACCCTCGAGGATGAACGCCACTGGGCGATAGAGCTTCTCAATCAGCATTATCTTTCAATCTATCAGGAGGCCGAAGGCGTTATCGAAAACAGCGGCGAGATGACCGCCGTGCCCCCAAAATTCTCCGATCCGGCTGTGTCGGGGATTATTGAAGAAGGGGCAGCGGAAGCTATCAATTTCAATGATTCGCTCTATCTGACTCTGGAGTCAGACGGCAGGGAACATTATTTATTCCTGAACAAAGATTACCCCCGCTCACTTCTGACCCGCAACCAGAAACTGGAATATGCTCCTCCCCCGCCGGGCAGACTTTCACGGCCCGATTGGCTCACCGAGGAATATATCAAGATAAATCCGGCCGCTTATGCCTCTATCGATCGGGATCGTCAAAGGCATATTCGGATGTTTGTGATGGAGGGGTCATTTTTTATTTTGCTCATGCTGGTCGGCGCTTATATGATTTATATCGCGCTCAGGCGGACTCGACAGGTGCGCGAGGAGCAGTTGCTTTTTGTTCACAGCATCACCCACGAGCTGAAAATACCGATCACAGCTATCAGCCTTTTTCTCGACACCATGAAACGGCGAAACTACGACCACGATCTGATGGCTGATCTGGCCCCCAAAATGAAAGAGGATCTGGGCCGTCTGAATCGGCTTATCGACAATATCCTTCAGGTGCGCAAGCTATCCGATAATCAACTGGAACTGCGGTTGGAGACAATCGACCTCAGCAGCGAGCTGACTCGCTTTGCCGGGCATATCCGCGAACGGATAGAAAGCACCGGGGGAAAATTAAATCTTAATATTGCCGAAAATGTCCGAATCCGCGGAAATCTTGCGGAATTAATCAAAGTGTGGGATTCCTTGATTGATAACTCGTTTAAATATGGCCCCTCCGGCAATCTGCAACTGACCATAAATCTCAAAACGCACCGCGAGCAGGTTGAGATACAATTTATCGATAACGGCCATGGAATCCCGGAAGGCATGGGCGATAAGTTGTTTGAGCCGTTTTTCCGCGGAAATATCGAGAGCCGCAAATCAGTTCCCGGTTCCGGGCTGGGGTTGTACCTGGCGCGCGAGTTTGTACGCCGGAGCAAAGGCGTTATTTCCATAAAGAATGCACCATCCGGCGGGTGTTTGGTCAATATTAGATTCCGGGGGGCGAAATGA
- a CDS encoding response regulator transcription factor → MSAKRILLVEDEKHIGEAILLNLESEGFEMVWATDGNQAMEYYGNGSFDLIMLDIMLPGIDGLEICRRIRAKLGTEPILFLTARDSLDDKKDGLAIGADDYITKPFDLEELLLRIKAIFRRQAWLRSENTSADGYKFSGGSIDFRKFEVESPNGKFRLSNKECLLLKLFTEYPDEVLSRNTILDGAWGYNAYPSSRTVDNFILRFRKYFEPNSSEPIYFHTEFGTGYRFTPKGKAAHD, encoded by the coding sequence ATGAGCGCCAAAAGAATTCTGCTGGTTGAGGATGAAAAGCATATCGGCGAAGCGATTCTTCTCAATCTCGAATCGGAAGGTTTTGAAATGGTCTGGGCGACCGACGGCAATCAGGCGATGGAATATTACGGTAACGGCAGTTTCGATCTGATTATGCTTGATATTATGCTGCCCGGCATTGATGGTCTGGAAATCTGCCGTCGCATACGGGCTAAACTTGGGACCGAGCCGATTCTTTTCCTTACCGCCCGTGACAGCCTCGATGATAAGAAGGACGGTCTGGCAATCGGGGCCGATGACTATATCACCAAACCATTCGATCTGGAAGAACTGTTGCTGCGAATTAAGGCCATATTCCGCCGGCAGGCCTGGCTTCGCTCCGAAAACACATCCGCCGACGGATACAAATTCTCCGGCGGGTCGATTGATTTCAGGAAATTTGAAGTGGAAAGCCCCAATGGAAAATTCCGGCTGTCCAATAAGGAATGTCTGCTCCTGAAGCTGTTCACCGAGTATCCGGATGAGGTTCTGAGTCGCAACACCATACTCGATGGAGCCTGGGGGTACAACGCCTATCCCTCGAGCCGCACCGTTGACAATTTTATTCTTCGCTTTCGCAAATACTTTGAGCCGAACAGTTCCGAGCCGATTTATTTCCATACCGAATTCGGCACCGGGTACAGATTCACACCGAAAGGAAAAGCGGCGCATGACTAA
- the hemE gene encoding uroporphyrinogen decarboxylase, with amino-acid sequence MTKKELFMANVRQEFTIRTPIWIMRQAGRYLPEYREFRKNMSFEELCKSPRAVAEVTAQPIEILDLDAAIIFSDILLILEPLGINLRFDPGPIISPLLEYPEQVKDYAEFDAAEKLSFVGDAIIETRKRIGQDISLLGFCGAPFTVFCYLCGVKGAKDFHKAVKFITNHPDESRQVLERLANLSIQYLKMQIAAGADAVQLFDTWAGELALQEFSDWSYPYLAKIIRELKKEKIITSLYIKGSGHLLDKIKNLQADIFSLDWKVPMTTGAKVLAPRTLQGNLDPHLLLGPLELVVKKAESILEEMTAYSGFIFNLGHGILPETPVENVKALVRKVHRFERKQ; translated from the coding sequence ATGACTAAGAAAGAATTGTTCATGGCCAATGTCCGTCAGGAATTCACTATTCGGACGCCGATCTGGATCATGCGTCAGGCCGGGCGGTATCTTCCCGAATATCGCGAGTTCCGAAAAAATATGTCTTTCGAGGAGCTGTGCAAGTCACCCCGGGCGGTCGCAGAGGTCACGGCGCAGCCGATTGAGATTCTCGACCTCGATGCGGCCATTATATTTTCCGATATTCTTCTGATTCTGGAGCCGCTGGGGATAAATCTCCGCTTTGATCCGGGGCCGATCATCTCGCCGCTTCTGGAATACCCCGAACAGGTCAAAGATTACGCCGAATTTGATGCGGCCGAGAAATTGAGTTTTGTCGGCGATGCCATAATTGAAACGAGAAAAAGGATCGGACAGGATATTTCTCTCCTGGGTTTCTGCGGCGCGCCGTTTACCGTTTTTTGTTATCTCTGTGGTGTCAAGGGGGCCAAGGATTTTCACAAAGCGGTGAAGTTCATTACCAATCACCCCGACGAGAGCCGCCAGGTGCTGGAGCGACTGGCCAATCTCAGTATTCAGTATCTCAAGATGCAGATAGCGGCCGGAGCCGATGCCGTGCAGTTGTTCGACACTTGGGCCGGAGAACTGGCTTTACAGGAATTTTCCGATTGGTCATATCCTTATCTGGCGAAGATTATCAGAGAGTTGAAAAAAGAAAAAATCATAACCAGCCTGTATATAAAAGGGTCGGGGCATCTTCTTGATAAGATTAAAAATCTTCAGGCTGATATTTTCAGCCTTGACTGGAAAGTCCCGATGACGACCGGCGCGAAGGTTCTCGCCCCCCGCACCCTGCAGGGGAATCTCGACCCGCATCTGCTTCTTGGGCCGCTGGAACTGGTGGTAAAAAAGGCGGAATCGATATTGGAAGAAATGACGGCGTACTCCGGATTCATTTTCAATCTCGGGCATGGAATCCTTCCCGAAACACCGGTGGAGAATGTGAAAGCGCTGGTGCGGAAGGTACATCGTTTCGAAAGGAAGCAATAA
- the hemN gene encoding oxygen-independent coproporphyrinogen III oxidase, producing MSSQIDPVRLAELVKKYDCPGPRYTSYPTVPEWSNQYGPEDYKAAIKEASSDVDEPLSFYLHIPFCRKRCWFCGCTTMISRTPEAADAYLGRVEKESKMVAELLGRRKRVSQFHWGGGTPSFLTEAQTIRAFEIFSANFEIMKGAEISIELDPRVTTKERIKLLKSLGFNRLSFGIQDFNHEVQEAIGRNQDETQSIELYRHCRQEGFTGINFDLIYGLPRQTVAGFQETLRKVIELRPDRVALYSFAHLPEGRANQQKIDIASLPTPQVKSDLFNLARETFVGNGYFQIGMDHFVLPGDELAVAASKGKLRRNFMGYTVNAAKDWVGIGMSSISYIRNNFAQNQSGINSYNSAIDENRFAAYRGMKLSEDDLIRQHIISELMCNFRLDTLELKTKFGIVPAEYLAEELQQLQPFLDDGLLNWDEKVLTVAPAGRLFVRNIAMTFDAYLKNNQPEKSKVKFSRTI from the coding sequence ATGTCATCTCAGATAGATCCGGTGCGGCTGGCCGAGCTGGTGAAAAAGTACGACTGCCCGGGACCCCGCTATACCAGCTATCCCACGGTGCCGGAATGGAGCAATCAGTACGGCCCGGAGGATTATAAGGCGGCGATCAAAGAGGCATCTTCCGATGTTGACGAACCGCTCTCTTTCTATCTTCATATACCATTCTGCCGCAAGCGATGCTGGTTTTGCGGATGCACGACCATGATTTCACGCACGCCTGAGGCGGCCGATGCCTATCTGGGGAGAGTGGAAAAAGAATCGAAGATGGTCGCCGAATTGCTGGGGCGGAGAAAAAGAGTTTCGCAATTTCACTGGGGCGGCGGAACACCGTCATTTCTGACCGAGGCGCAGACAATCAGAGCGTTCGAGATTTTCTCGGCCAATTTTGAGATAATGAAGGGGGCCGAAATCTCAATTGAACTTGACCCCCGGGTGACGACCAAAGAGAGAATCAAACTTCTCAAATCGCTTGGTTTCAATCGGCTTTCTTTCGGCATACAGGATTTCAATCATGAAGTGCAGGAGGCTATCGGGCGCAATCAGGACGAAACGCAGTCGATCGAATTGTACCGTCACTGCCGACAAGAGGGATTCACCGGTATAAATTTCGACCTCATTTACGGTCTTCCCCGGCAGACGGTCGCCGGGTTTCAGGAAACCCTGCGCAAAGTGATTGAATTGCGGCCCGATCGGGTGGCGCTGTACTCCTTCGCGCATCTTCCCGAGGGACGCGCCAATCAGCAAAAAATCGATATCGCCTCGCTGCCGACGCCGCAAGTAAAATCGGATCTGTTCAATCTGGCCCGGGAGACATTCGTTGGAAATGGTTACTTTCAGATTGGGATGGATCATTTTGTCCTTCCGGGCGACGAATTGGCGGTGGCGGCCTCAAAGGGAAAGCTCCGCCGGAATTTCATGGGCTATACGGTCAATGCCGCCAAGGACTGGGTTGGTATCGGGATGTCTTCCATATCGTATATCCGCAATAATTTCGCTCAGAATCAGAGCGGCATCAATAGCTATAACAGCGCGATCGACGAGAATCGGTTTGCGGCTTACCGCGGGATGAAACTCTCGGAAGACGATCTGATCCGTCAGCATATTATCTCGGAGTTGATGTGCAATTTTCGGCTCGATACATTGGAACTCAAGACCAAATTCGGTATTGTGCCCGCGGAGTATCTCGCCGAAGAGTTGCAGCAGTTGCAGCCATTCCTTGACGATGGCCTTCTGAATTGGGATGAAAAGGTACTTACAGTTGCGCCGGCGGGAAGATTATTCGTGAGAAATATCGCCATGACTTTCGATGCTTATCTCAAGAACAATCAGCCGGAGAAATCGAAAGTCAAATTTTCACGCACCATCTAA